The window ACCTCGTTACAGAAATACCGGCGATGATAAACGTGATTATTTACGTGGATTTGGTTATCAAGGTGGTGCAAGCAGGAGCAACTGGCAAAATGATGTGGCCGAATTATCTTTCGGTGCTGATTTAAAAACTAAAATGACTACTCCAGGTAAATGGACAATGGGGTTAGGTGGTTTTGGTGAAATGTTACCTTACCACGAAAACCGCGTTTATCTGGATAAAACTAAAAAAGATAAATGGGGACAGTCAGTACTGGCTATCGATTGTGAATACAAAGAAAACGAAAAGAAAATGCGTGTTGACATGATGAATGATGCAGCAGAAATGCTAGAAGCATCAGGCATGAAAAATGTTAAAACGTATGATAATGGCTGTTATCCAGGTATGGCAATTCACGAACAGGGAACGGCAAGAATGGGTAACGATCCTAAAACTTCAGTGCTTAACAAGTTTAATCAAATGCATGAAGTAAATAACGTTTTTGTAACCGATGGTTCTTGTATGCCTTCAATTGCTTGTCAAAACCCATCATTAACATTTATGGCTTTAACTGCTCGTGCTTGTGATTATGCAGTAAAAGAGTTAAAGAAAAAAAATATCTAAGATAGGTAATTGGCGAAAGGTTTAAAATTTAAAGCTTAACGGTTTTAGGTTTTAAACCTTTTTGCCATAAGCCTTATATCCTTATGAAAAGAAAATTAAAAATGGGCATGATTGGAGGCGGAAAAGACGCTTTCATTGGTGCCGTACATCGCCTTGCTGCAAATATGGATGGCTTGATAGAACTTACTTGTGGAGCGCTTAGCGTTAATCCAGAAGTAGGTTATGAATCAGGAAAAATCCTTTTCTTACCAGACAACAGAATTTATAAAACTTATGAAGAAATGTTGCAAAAAGAAAGCGAATTGCCAGCAGGTGAAAAAATTGATTTTGTAACCATCGTTACGCCTAATTTTGCCCACTTTGCTCCGGCAATGATGGCACTTGATTTAGGTTTTAATGTAGTTATCGAAAAACCGATTACGCTTACTTTAGATGAAGCCAAACAGCTGCAACAAAAAGTAGAAGAAACCAGCTTAACATTATGTTTAACCCACACTTATTCTGGTTACCCAATGGTGAAACAGGCTAAGCAAATGGTTAAAGAAGGGGCATTTGGCGAGATAAGAAAAATAATTGTTGAGTATCCTCAGGGTTGGCTTAGCACCTTATCCGAAAGAGAAGGAAATGCACAAGCTGCTTGGCGAACTGATCCTTCTAAAACAGGTAAAAGTGGAAGTATGGGTGATATTGGTACACACGCTGCTCAATTAGCCGAATACATCTCGGGTTTAAAAATCACGAAAGTGTGCGCTGATTTGAACATTGTTGTTCCGGGCAGAGCAATTGATGATGATGGAAACGTATTGTTAAAATTTGATAACGGATCAAATGGCGTTTTAATTGCTTCACAAATTGCTGCTGGAGAAGAAAACGCTTTAAAAATTAAGGTTTATGGCGAAAAAGGTGGATTAGAGTGGCATCAAATGGAGCCTAATACTTTAATCGTTAAATGGTCTAATGAACCTGCACAAATATTTAGAGCTGGAAATGGTTATTTAGGAAGCTTTGCGAAGCATAATGTCAGAACTCCAGGCGGGCATCCTGAAGGATACTTAGAAGCCTTTGCAAATATTTACCGCAATTTTGCGTTAACGATTGATGCGAAATTGAATAATGAGTCACCTACTCCAGAAATGTTGGACTTCCCAAATACTTACGATGGAATTCGTGGAATGGCATTCATAGAAAACGTGGTAAACTCTAGTCAATCAGATCAAAAATGGACTGATTTTAAAATTTAAAATAAATGACAACTATAAAAGGACCTGCAGTATTTTTAGCTCAATTTATAAGTGATGTAGCACCATTTAATTCTTTAGATAATATTTGTAAATGGGCCGCCGGACTTGGTTTTAAAGGAATCCAAATGCCAACTTTGGATTCTCGGTTTATCGATTTACAAAGGGCTGCAGAGAGTAAAACGTATGCTGATGAACTAAAAGGAACTGTAGCATCCTATGGTTTAGAAATTACCGAACTTTCTACACATTTACAGGGTCAACTAGTTGCTGTACACCCGGCTTATGATGATTTATTTGATGCTTTTGCACCAAAAGAAGTACATAAAAATTCAAAAGCTAGAATGGAGTGGGCTATACAACAAATGAAATATGCCGCCAAAGCCTCCCAAAACTTGGGCTTAAATGCGCATGCAACATTTAGTGGATCATTACTATGGCAATATTTTCATCCCTGGCCACAACGCCCGGCAGGTTTGGTAGAAGAAGGCTTCGCAGAACTTGCAAAACGATGGACACCTATTTTAAATGAATTTGATAATAACGGTGTAGATCTTTGTTA is drawn from Pedobacter mucosus and contains these coding sequences:
- a CDS encoding Gfo/Idh/MocA family protein yields the protein MKRKLKMGMIGGGKDAFIGAVHRLAANMDGLIELTCGALSVNPEVGYESGKILFLPDNRIYKTYEEMLQKESELPAGEKIDFVTIVTPNFAHFAPAMMALDLGFNVVIEKPITLTLDEAKQLQQKVEETSLTLCLTHTYSGYPMVKQAKQMVKEGAFGEIRKIIVEYPQGWLSTLSEREGNAQAAWRTDPSKTGKSGSMGDIGTHAAQLAEYISGLKITKVCADLNIVVPGRAIDDDGNVLLKFDNGSNGVLIASQIAAGEENALKIKVYGEKGGLEWHQMEPNTLIVKWSNEPAQIFRAGNGYLGSFAKHNVRTPGGHPEGYLEAFANIYRNFALTIDAKLNNESPTPEMLDFPNTYDGIRGMAFIENVVNSSQSDQKWTDFKI
- a CDS encoding sugar phosphate isomerase/epimerase family protein codes for the protein MTTIKGPAVFLAQFISDVAPFNSLDNICKWAAGLGFKGIQMPTLDSRFIDLQRAAESKTYADELKGTVASYGLEITELSTHLQGQLVAVHPAYDDLFDAFAPKEVHKNSKARMEWAIQQMKYAAKASQNLGLNAHATFSGSLLWQYFHPWPQRPAGLVEEGFAELAKRWTPILNEFDNNGVDLCYEIHPGEDLFDGETYEMFLSAVNNHPRACLLYDPSHFVLQQLDYIQYIDFYHERIKAFHVKDAEFNPTGKQGTFGGYQSWANRAGRYRSPGDGQVDFKTIFSKLAQYDFKGWAVMEWECCIKNQEDGAREGSEFIKNHIINVTDKAFDDFAASGSDGAFNKKILGI